The genomic DNA TTCTGATCAATTTGTCATTCTTCATGACGTTCGTATCCCTATCGGAGACAAGTATTTTCAAATTGATTTCCTAGTGTTATCCCGGTACTTTTACACAATTATAGAAGTGAAAAATATTTTCGGTGAATTATACTTTGATCCAGTCTTCAATCAACTCATTCGTAAAAACCAGGATGGATCGAAATCAGGTATCCTCGACCCGACAATCCAGGTAGAGACCCAGAAAAAGCAGCTCGAAAAATGGTTGAACAAGAATAAGCTTCCCATCGCCCCGATTAAATACCTCATAACCATCAGCAACCCGAAAACAATACTAAGTACTTCAATCAATAACCACCACATTTCAAACTGGATCATCCATAAGCATTCACTCCCTGAAAATTTTGAACAATTTACAGCCAACTATCCGAACGCAATTCTTACACACAATGAAATAAAAAAAGTCACTCGAAAGCTGAGAAAACAGAACGAGCCATTACTTTCGGATGTATTACAAATGTACAACTTTAAACCATCCGATATTCTCACAGGTGTCAGCTGTCCGAACTGTTACCTGGTTCCTATACCAAGACAAAAAAACCGGACAAGATGGATTTGTCCGGTTTGCAAAACAGAATCTCTTTCAGCCTATCTTTCAGCAATAGCGGATTATGGACTACTTTTCAACCAATCGTTCACAAACCGACAAATCAGAGCTTTTCTGGGGGTTGATTCCAGAACAACCATGTACAAGCTTTTACAAAGGATGAATGTATCCCTGAACGGAAGAACGTACACCCTCC from Pseudalkalibacillus sp. SCS-8 includes the following:
- a CDS encoding nuclease-related domain-containing protein gives rise to the protein MELMKPLTALQLMVMLNRSPAKDPQHAKHPLIKTRLKKLITGYKGEVSVEYQLRYLPSDQFVILHDVRIPIGDKYFQIDFLVLSRYFYTIIEVKNIFGELYFDPVFNQLIRKNQDGSKSGILDPTIQVETQKKQLEKWLNKNKLPIAPIKYLITISNPKTILSTSINNHHISNWIIHKHSLPENFEQFTANYPNAILTHNEIKKVTRKLRKQNEPLLSDVLQMYNFKPSDILTGVSCPNCYLVPIPRQKNRTRWICPVCKTESLSAYLSAIADYGLLFNQSFTNRQIRAFLGVDSRTTMYKLLQRMNVSLNGRTYTLPLKEIYHHANKDFPDVL